The nucleotide sequence TGGCGGTCGTAGCAGATGTAGACGCCGACCTTGCCGACGGCCGTCTCGAAGACCGGCCAGCCGAGGTTTCCGGGCTTGAAGTAGTACTTCTCCCAGAACCCCTTGACCTGGGGGATGTGGTGCTTGCGGTACTTGCCGAGGTAGGTGCCGTCGGAGTCGATCACCGCCGCGGTGTTGTAGTAGAACCCGGACTGCTCGACCTCGAAGACCGGGACGACGATCACCATGCCGGTCTCGCGGGCCAGCTCCCGCATCCGCGTGACGGTCGGGCCGTCCGGGACGGGTTCCGCCCAGGCGTAGTGCTCGGGTTCCTGGACCTGGCAGAAATAGGGCGCGTTGAAGACTTCCTGGAAGCCGATCACCTTGGCGCCCTGCCGGGCCGCCTCGCGGGCGTGCTCGACGTGCTTGGCGACCATGGATTCGGTGTCGCCGGTCCAGGTCGCCTGGACCAGGGCGGCGCGTACGACGTTGGCCATGTCAGGTGCTCCTTCGACAGGGACCTCAGCGAGCCTCTACGCCCGTAGAAGCAGGCCGTAGAGGCTTGAAACTAAGCCCCGTCGACTGGCTGGGCAAGACCATCGTCGTCAACCGGCCGAGTCGATCACGTTTCGCACTCCAGTGGGCGATTACCTCTGTGTTTCGCGCGCCGAACCGGCCGGCGCCCCGGCCGTCCCACGGGCGGCCCCACGGGCGGCTGTCGGGCGCGGCCGGTGGGTCGGA is from Streptomyces sp. NBC_01314 and encodes:
- a CDS encoding nitrilase-related carbon-nitrogen hydrolase, translating into MANVVRAALVQATWTGDTESMVAKHVEHAREAARQGAKVIGFQEVFNAPYFCQVQEPEHYAWAEPVPDGPTVTRMRELARETGMVIVVPVFEVEQSGFYYNTAAVIDSDGTYLGKYRKHHIPQVKGFWEKYYFKPGNLGWPVFETAVGKVGVYICYDRHFPEGWRQLGLNGAQLVYNPSATHRGLSSHLWQLEQPAAAVANEYFIAAINRVGVEEYGDNDFYGTSYFVDPRGKFVGEVASGHDEELVVRDLDFDLIEEVRQQWAFYRDRRPDAYEGLVQP